CTCGCGGGAGCTGAGCTCCCCCAGCACCCGATGGGTGCGGTTGGCCCGCACCGAAAGGCGCTGTTCGCGCGCGGTGACGTCGATGTAGGACTGGCTGGAATTGATCGAGGCGTGTCCGAGCAGCTTCGCTATCTCGGTCGCGTTGGCGCCGTCCTCGGCCAGCCGGGTGGCGAAGGTGTGCCGCAGCGCGTGCACCATCGCGCCGCGCCGGACGCGGTCGGAAATCCCGGCGGCACGCAGGGACTGCTGCACCAGGTACTGCAACCCGCCGCGCCGCAGCGCCTCGCCGCGGTGGTTGACGAACAGCGGCTCGGCCCCGGGGAGACGTCGTCCGAACCGTTGCCCCCTGGTCTCCAGGTAGTCGTCGAGCACCCTCTCGAGGGATTCGTCCACCGGTATCGACCTGTTGGTGCCCCCCTTGCCGCGCACGTGCAGCCGGCGTTCACCGCGCCGTCCGGCCAGGTCGGACACGGTCAGGTCGAGCAGCTCGGCCGAGCGCAGCCCCGTGCACAGCAGTGTGGCCAGCACGGCCAGATCCCGCTCCGGCCACGGGTCGCGGGCCTTGCGCGCGCCCTGGGCGATCAACCGCAGCAGCCGTTCCGGGGTCTCCTCGCCGTCCAGCGGTTTCGGGGTGGTGTCCTGGGTGCGCGGTTTGGGGACCACCGGCATCGGATTGCCCGAGGTGGCCCCCTCGATCACGAGGAAGCGGAAGAATCCGTTCCAGCTCGACCAGGCCCGGGTGACCGAGGAGGCCGAACGGGTGGCGGCGTGGCGGGCGAAGGCCGAGCGCAGTGACTGCGCCGTGATCGCGGACAGCGGCAGTTCGGCAGGGTCGTGCCCGGTGACCTCGGCCAGCTCGCCCGCGATCGAATCCAGGTCGCGACGGTAGGAGCGCAGCGAGTTCTCGGCCAGTTTCCTGGCC
The sequence above is a segment of the Actinopolyspora saharensis genome. Coding sequences within it:
- a CDS encoding tyrosine-type recombinase/integrase, giving the protein MRADTETAEDERTLPHWTATYLEHLQARKLAENSLRSYRRDLDSIAGELAEVTGHDPAELPLSAITAQSLRSAFARHAATRSASSVTRAWSSWNGFFRFLVIEGATSGNPMPVVPKPRTQDTTPKPLDGEETPERLLRLIAQGARKARDPWPERDLAVLATLLCTGLRSAELLDLTVSDLAGRRGERRLHVRGKGGTNRSIPVDESLERVLDDYLETRGQRFGRRLPGAEPLFVNHRGEALRRGGLQYLVQQSLRAAGISDRVRRGAMVHALRHTFATRLAEDGANATEIAKLLGHASINSSQSYIDVTAREQRLSVRANRTHRVLGELSSRESPE